In a single window of the Flavivirga spongiicola genome:
- a CDS encoding retropepsin-like aspartic protease yields the protein MLRLFCFILFLAFSINQTNANDDASPPIFFTKAEVLDTYTTRIPFKLIDHLIVVEAELLNKKGSFIIDTGSETMILNKVHFPDFYEYQRKNQETSGVIQSIDNSYERRIEAFALESLKLHDKDSDVIDISHIEKSKKIKLLGIIGYNILKDYEVFIDLHLNQITLTQVDRFGNKLNDDVYLEKIVDSLSFNLKNHTIIVNGTINNQKVKFGIDTAAEFNQINRKVNRKALKYFIPKRRLSLSGVGNKKIEVLAGKLHRVKLSETIYFGPMLTVLTNLNKMNEAFGTQLDGILGYEFFAQKRTIINYQKEKLYFIDYPLNTQ from the coding sequence ATGCTAAGACTCTTTTGTTTTATATTATTTCTAGCTTTTAGTATCAATCAGACAAATGCGAATGATGATGCTTCTCCTCCTATATTTTTTACTAAAGCAGAAGTTTTAGATACTTATACCACTAGAATTCCATTTAAATTAATTGACCATTTAATTGTTGTGGAAGCTGAACTTTTAAATAAAAAAGGGAGCTTTATTATTGATACAGGTTCTGAAACCATGATCCTTAATAAGGTTCATTTTCCTGATTTTTATGAATATCAGAGAAAAAACCAAGAAACTTCAGGTGTCATACAGTCTATTGATAATTCATATGAAAGAAGAATTGAAGCGTTTGCCTTAGAAAGCTTAAAACTTCATGATAAAGATTCTGATGTTATTGACATATCACATATTGAAAAAAGTAAAAAAATTAAGCTTTTAGGAATCATAGGCTATAATATTTTAAAAGATTATGAGGTTTTTATAGACTTACACTTAAATCAAATAACGCTGACGCAAGTGGACCGTTTCGGAAATAAGCTAAATGATGATGTCTACTTAGAAAAAATTGTAGATAGTTTATCTTTTAACTTAAAAAACCATACTATTATAGTAAATGGAACCATTAACAATCAGAAAGTTAAATTTGGAATAGACACCGCTGCAGAATTTAACCAGATAAACAGAAAAGTTAACAGAAAGGCTTTGAAATATTTTATTCCAAAAAGACGCTTATCTTTATCCGGTGTTGGTAACAAAAAAATAGAAGTTCTGGCAGGAAAACTGCATCGCGTTAAACTAAGTGAAACTATTTATTTTGGTCCCATGCTAACAGTACTGACAAACTTAAATAAAATGAATGAAGCCTTTGGAACGCAATTAGATGGTATTTTGGGCTATGAGTTTTTTGCTCAAAAAAGAACCATAATTAATTATCAAAAAGAAAAATTATATTTTATTGATTACCCATTAAATACACAGTGA
- a CDS encoding glycogen-binding domain-containing protein: protein MKQIKLHIGYLVFAFIGFYSYGQNNTFKGYEIKGDTVVFAFDVRDYSKFTQEYTGQIHDFEDFDIENVVVSGEFNLWSRDHWQMKKIDEFNYELRKHIEDFKDEFSWEFKFVINNAYWAEPSKKDSNVSKALKNGRKLRGVYNLKMYTAYPDKNGNASFKLKGYKDAKKVILAGSFNKWDESLFKMNKTETGWELTLQLKPDIYQYRFIVDGHWMEDPNNPHKIENEFHEYNSVIDIKKYTAFKLKGYTKAKKVTLAGSFNNWNKHDLVMRKMDYGWKYVVPLSGGKHHYKFIVDGIWVVDPNNSVKEYDGNGHVNSVCMVK, encoded by the coding sequence GTGAAGCAAATAAAGTTACATATCGGTTATTTAGTTTTTGCTTTTATAGGTTTTTACTCGTACGGACAAAACAATACGTTTAAAGGCTATGAAATAAAAGGAGACACTGTTGTATTTGCTTTCGACGTTAGAGATTATTCAAAATTCACTCAAGAATATACGGGTCAAATTCATGATTTTGAAGATTTTGATATTGAAAATGTGGTTGTTTCCGGAGAGTTTAATCTTTGGTCCAGAGATCATTGGCAGATGAAAAAAATTGATGAGTTCAACTATGAACTTAGAAAACACATTGAAGATTTTAAAGATGAATTTTCATGGGAATTCAAATTTGTTATAAACAATGCTTATTGGGCAGAACCTTCAAAAAAAGACTCGAACGTTTCTAAGGCACTAAAAAATGGACGGAAACTTCGAGGTGTATATAACCTGAAAATGTATACGGCTTACCCAGATAAAAATGGCAATGCCAGTTTTAAATTAAAAGGCTATAAAGATGCTAAAAAAGTTATTTTAGCGGGTTCTTTTAATAAATGGGACGAATCGCTTTTTAAAATGAACAAAACGGAAACCGGTTGGGAATTAACTTTGCAATTAAAACCGGACATATACCAATACCGTTTTATAGTAGATGGGCATTGGATGGAGGATCCCAATAATCCCCATAAAATAGAAAATGAATTTCATGAATATAATTCAGTTATAGATATAAAAAAATATACAGCGTTTAAACTTAAAGGCTATACGAAGGCCAAGAAAGTCACTTTAGCTGGTTCCTTTAATAATTGGAACAAACATGATTTGGTCATGCGAAAAATGGATTATGGATGGAAATATGTTGTGCCATTATCCGGAGGAAAACATCATTATAAGTTTATTGTGGACGGCATATGGGTCGTGGATCCCAATAATAGTGTGAAAGAATATGATGGAAACGGGCATGTGAATTCGGTTTGTATGGTGAAGTGA
- a CDS encoding CPBP family intramembrane glutamic endopeptidase produces the protein MYRIFKYYPNISRLVLAGILIIIALFLSSIIKIPNLKEVFPFIGTILLIIVNGVMYKTENKGLNELGLNLKKTNLYFLPLGLVLGVLAVLIGYYSKSILIGDTIHLNRDVDFLNVLKHLYWILPTAAVQELICRGYIYKKLISTTNLTRANVIMSIIFISMHDVFGIGIFGAIFYSISLIIGHLVFATALLRSGTILFAIGIHWGSNVANNQLFTDDKLQSSILYLTKAVQEEPTGFNPIGILLYLFALNIGFIVLGIGVWKWKKIFVKKSIIIP, from the coding sequence ATGTATAGAATTTTTAAATATTACCCTAATATATCGAGACTAGTTCTTGCTGGTATACTTATAATTATTGCTCTTTTTTTAAGCTCAATAATTAAAATCCCAAACTTGAAAGAAGTGTTTCCTTTTATTGGCACAATACTCTTAATAATAGTAAACGGGGTGATGTATAAAACAGAGAATAAAGGTCTTAACGAACTCGGACTTAATCTAAAAAAGACAAATCTGTATTTTCTACCTCTAGGGTTGGTTTTAGGTGTACTGGCTGTATTAATTGGTTATTACTCTAAATCAATTCTAATTGGAGATACCATTCATCTGAATAGAGATGTAGATTTTTTGAATGTTTTAAAACATTTGTATTGGATTTTACCAACAGCAGCAGTACAAGAATTAATTTGTCGAGGGTATATCTACAAAAAGTTAATTTCAACTACCAACCTTACCAGAGCTAATGTTATTATGTCAATAATTTTTATATCTATGCATGATGTTTTTGGAATAGGAATATTTGGAGCCATCTTCTATTCTATTTCCTTAATTATTGGACATTTGGTATTTGCCACAGCATTACTCAGGTCTGGTACGATTTTATTTGCGATTGGAATCCATTGGGGCAGCAATGTTGCAAATAACCAATTATTTACAGATGATAAACTACAATCTTCTATTTTATACTTAACTAAAGCTGTTCAAGAAGAACCAACCGGATTCAATCCTATTGGGATTTTATTATATCTTTTTGCTCTAAATATTGGATTTATAGTTTTAGGAATTGGAGTTTGGAAATGGAAAAAAATATTCGTTAAAAAAAGTATTATTATCCCCTAG
- a CDS encoding CPBP family intramembrane glutamic endopeptidase, producing MGAILVFIGLWVSSRANLGAPLLARIFSKEPINELINWKSILTSIFLAVAVALFLLSLFELQKELYPVSSKLSRPSKPFYALVSFSAGISEEIMFRLGLMSLIIAIIQFLKKVENASNKIVWSGIIISAVFFGLIHLPLSKNFVELTPFTISVTMIGNLITGSIFGWIFWKQGLLIAIISHIAFDIVFHVIGTPYT from the coding sequence TTGGGTGCCATTTTGGTTTTTATTGGTTTATGGGTTTCTTCAAGAGCCAATCTGGGTGCGCCTCTTCTTGCCAGAATCTTTTCTAAAGAGCCTATTAATGAATTGATAAATTGGAAATCTATCCTAACAAGTATTTTTTTAGCAGTAGCAGTAGCTCTCTTTTTATTGAGCTTATTTGAATTACAAAAAGAGCTTTACCCTGTTTCAAGTAAGCTTTCACGTCCATCCAAACCTTTTTATGCTCTTGTGTCATTCTCAGCTGGAATTAGCGAAGAAATAATGTTTAGGTTAGGATTAATGTCCTTAATAATTGCTATCATTCAATTTTTAAAAAAAGTAGAAAACGCATCAAATAAAATAGTTTGGTCAGGTATAATAATTTCTGCAGTATTTTTTGGGCTTATCCATCTTCCCTTGTCGAAAAATTTCGTGGAACTAACACCTTTCACAATTAGCGTAACAATGATTGGAAATTTAATAACAGGTTCCATATTTGGATGGATATTTTGGAAGCAAGGACTATTAATCGCTATCATATCACATATTGCTTTTGATATAGTTTTTCACGTCATTGGAACACCATACACATAG